In a genomic window of Gloeocapsopsis dulcis:
- a CDS encoding polyphosphate kinase 2 family protein translates to MNQDSDRTNNLTSTDVAEAEERETTQAAERKANSVADVVSPETLVVNEPPPKPDYPRYRVSPDERIRLTDISPDTCEHYKKKKYVEQELEIQRKRLAVLQERLYAENERSVLIVLQAMDTGGKDGTIKHVFRGINPQGCQVWSFKKPTDEELSHDFLWRYHRRAPRRGMITIFNRSHYEDVLIVRVKDLVSEEVWRQHYRVINEFEHMLTLDNIVVVKFFLHISRDEQRRRLESRLEDPDKRWKFSINDVNERKLWDDYQQAYEDAINNCSTAYAPWYVVPSNKKWYRNLVIARAIADTLEAMNPQYPAAAEGLKNIVIPR, encoded by the coding sequence ATGAATCAAGATAGTGATCGCACAAATAATCTTACTTCAACAGATGTAGCTGAAGCTGAGGAACGAGAAACAACCCAAGCTGCGGAACGAAAGGCAAATAGCGTTGCAGATGTCGTATCACCAGAAACACTCGTTGTCAATGAACCACCACCCAAACCGGATTATCCTCGATATCGAGTCAGCCCAGATGAACGTATTAGACTTACTGATATTAGTCCCGATACTTGCGAACACTACAAAAAGAAGAAATATGTAGAACAGGAACTAGAAATTCAAAGGAAGCGGTTGGCAGTGTTACAAGAACGCTTGTACGCTGAAAATGAGCGTAGTGTTTTGATTGTTTTGCAGGCAATGGATACGGGAGGAAAAGATGGCACAATCAAGCACGTTTTTCGAGGAATCAATCCACAAGGTTGTCAAGTTTGGTCGTTTAAAAAGCCTACCGACGAAGAACTAAGTCATGACTTTTTGTGGCGCTATCACCGCCGCGCACCACGTCGAGGAATGATTACTATTTTCAACCGATCGCACTACGAAGATGTTTTGATTGTGCGGGTGAAAGATCTAGTTTCTGAAGAAGTTTGGCGTCAGCACTATCGCGTCATTAACGAGTTTGAGCACATGCTGACGTTAGATAATATTGTTGTCGTTAAGTTCTTCTTGCATATTTCCAGAGACGAACAACGCCGGAGATTAGAAAGTCGTTTGGAAGATCCAGATAAGCGCTGGAAGTTTTCGATTAATGATGTCAATGAGCGCAAATTATGGGACGATTACCAACAAGCTTACGAAGATGCAATTAATAATTGTTCAACGGCTTATGCACCTTGGTATGTCGTACCCTCGAATAAAAAGTGGTATCGTAATTTGGTGATTGCGAGAGCGATCGCTGATACTCTAGAAGCGATGAATCCTCAATATCCGGCTGCTGCTGAAGGACTGAAAAACATTGTGATTCCGAGATAA
- a CDS encoding Uma2 family endonuclease, which yields MNSVVLNLEPIAHLSDEQFYQLCLANRDLSLEMTAAGELIIVPPVGGESGNQEADLITDLNNWNRQAKLGKVFSSSTIFILPNGAKRSPDAAWVKLERWEALTPEQRKKFPPLVPDFAIELRSETDRLQPIQAKMQEYIENGLCLGWLINPQDQQVEIYRSQAVEVVQMPAILSGEDVLPGFELQV from the coding sequence ATGAATAGTGTTGTTCTCAATCTAGAACCGATCGCACATTTAAGCGATGAGCAATTTTATCAATTGTGTCTTGCCAATCGTGATTTAAGCTTGGAAATGACTGCTGCAGGAGAATTAATTATTGTGCCACCCGTTGGCGGAGAAAGTGGAAATCAAGAAGCAGACTTAATTACAGACTTGAATAATTGGAATCGTCAAGCTAAATTAGGTAAAGTTTTTAGTTCGTCAACTATTTTTATTCTGCCAAATGGTGCAAAGCGTTCTCCTGATGCAGCTTGGGTAAAATTAGAGCGTTGGGAAGCTTTAACACCCGAACAGCGCAAAAAATTTCCGCCACTGGTACCCGATTTTGCGATTGAACTGCGTTCCGAGACAGATCGACTGCAACCTATTCAAGCAAAAATGCAAGAGTATATAGAAAATGGTTTGTGTTTGGGCTGGCTAATTAATCCTCAAGATCAGCAAGTAGAAATCTACCGATCCCAAGCTGTAGAAGTAGTTCAAATGCCAGCGATTCTTTCTGGAGAAGATGTCTTACCTGGTTTTGAGTTGCAAGTGTAG
- a CDS encoding CPBP family intramembrane glutamic endopeptidase, with product MGVTALLLLIVSKLWLQFGNFDLLHVQFTVTALLHGFGIALTIAIASWVVYRLWSRYRRSADFYLELVLKPLHWADLIWIGLLPGLSEELLFRGVMLPAFGFNLAAVIVSGICFGVLHLSSAEQWPYVVWATAVGILLGCSALYTGNLLVPIVAHILTNLVSSYFWKWEHSR from the coding sequence ATGGGTGTCACCGCATTATTGTTATTAATTGTTTCTAAGCTATGGTTGCAATTTGGTAATTTTGATTTACTACATGTGCAATTTACTGTAACAGCTCTGCTGCATGGATTTGGTATAGCATTAACAATTGCGATCGCGAGTTGGGTTGTCTACCGTCTTTGGTCGAGGTATCGTCGTAGTGCTGATTTTTACCTTGAGTTAGTTCTTAAACCTTTACATTGGGCTGATTTAATTTGGATAGGGCTGCTTCCAGGACTCAGCGAAGAATTATTATTTCGCGGTGTGATGTTGCCCGCATTTGGTTTTAATCTAGCTGCGGTGATTGTATCAGGAATCTGCTTCGGTGTACTGCACCTAAGTAGCGCTGAGCAATGGCCCTATGTTGTTTGGGCAACGGCAGTAGGTATTCTCCTAGGATGTAGTGCTTTATACACAGGTAATTTGCTAGTACCAATTGTAGCGCATATCCTGACGAACTTAGTTTCTAGTTACTTTTGGAAGTGGGAACACTCGCGGTAA
- a CDS encoding DUF3326 domain-containing protein, with product MNQRPYTVILIIPTGIGAAIGGYAGDAMPVARAITSVADRLITHPNVLNGAQLYWSLPNVFYVEGYGLDQFATGCWGLRPVHQNRIGLILDQSIEPDLQLRQLQAAEATRATLGLNLLDYVVTDASIDVELRTSNSGTSWGTIQNTGTLLRAAETLISKARVDAIAVVARFPDDMDSPALQQYRHGQGVDPLAGAEAVISHLIVREFQVPCAHAPALLPLPLDPDISPRSAAEEIGYTFLPSVLVGLSRAPQFVTKYELSANDLWVNQVDAVVIPATACGGSAVLSLSQSSIQIITVQENQTQLYVPPEPLGLKTIQVNSYLEAIGVLATHKAGITPTALSSVISSMHYLAT from the coding sequence GTGAACCAGCGTCCTTACACTGTTATTTTAATTATACCAACTGGTATTGGTGCAGCAATTGGCGGATATGCCGGAGATGCCATGCCAGTCGCGCGGGCGATCACTTCAGTTGCAGATCGCCTCATTACTCACCCGAATGTTCTTAATGGCGCACAGTTATATTGGTCTTTACCTAATGTTTTTTATGTAGAAGGCTACGGACTCGATCAATTTGCTACAGGATGCTGGGGTTTACGTCCGGTACATCAAAACCGTATTGGTTTGATCTTAGACCAAAGTATTGAACCAGATTTACAATTACGGCAACTGCAAGCCGCAGAAGCAACCCGTGCTACTCTTGGACTAAATTTACTCGATTATGTTGTCACTGATGCATCTATCGACGTAGAATTACGTACATCAAATTCGGGTACAAGTTGGGGAACAATTCAAAACACTGGAACTTTACTACGTGCAGCAGAGACTTTAATTAGCAAAGCAAGAGTAGACGCGATCGCTGTTGTTGCCCGTTTCCCCGATGATATGGATAGTCCTGCACTACAACAATATCGTCACGGTCAAGGTGTTGACCCGCTTGCTGGCGCTGAAGCTGTCATTAGCCACTTAATTGTCCGAGAATTTCAAGTTCCTTGTGCCCATGCACCCGCTTTGTTACCATTACCCCTCGATCCTGATATCTCACCGCGTTCTGCTGCGGAAGAAATTGGCTACACTTTCTTACCTAGTGTCCTTGTAGGCTTAAGCCGTGCGCCACAGTTTGTTACAAAATATGAATTATCTGCAAACGATCTTTGGGTAAATCAAGTTGACGCTGTTGTTATCCCAGCAACTGCTTGTGGAGGTAGTGCAGTTTTAAGTCTTAGTCAATCTTCCATCCAAATTATTACAGTACAAGAAAATCAAACACAACTTTATGTTCCTCCAGAACCATTGGGGCTTAAAACAATACAGGTAAACTCTTACTTAGAAGCAATTGGTGTATTAGCTACTCACAAAGCAGGAATTACACCTACTGCGCTTAGCTCTGTTATTTCATCTATGCATTACTTAGCGACTTAA
- a CDS encoding 2Fe-2S iron-sulfur cluster-binding protein, producing MPQTYTVQIHHQGQTHTIEVPEDKIILRAASAAGLDLPSSCNAGVCTTCAALLLEGTVEQSDGMGLSPELQQKGYALLCVSYPRSDLKIETEKEDEVYDLQFGQFQRS from the coding sequence ATGCCTCAAACTTATACTGTTCAAATTCACCACCAAGGTCAAACTCATACAATTGAAGTTCCCGAAGACAAAATCATTTTACGTGCTGCAAGTGCTGCTGGCTTAGATCTACCTAGTTCCTGCAACGCAGGTGTTTGTACAACTTGTGCTGCTTTGCTGCTTGAAGGTACTGTAGAACAAAGTGACGGCATGGGGCTTAGTCCTGAACTCCAGCAAAAAGGTTACGCCTTACTCTGTGTTTCCTATCCCCGTTCTGATTTAAAGATCGAAACAGAGAAGGAAGACGAAGTATACGATTTACAGTTTGGTCAGTTTCAACGCAGTTGA